A window of Apus apus isolate bApuApu2 chromosome 26, bApuApu2.pri.cur, whole genome shotgun sequence genomic DNA:
TAGCTGCTAGGTTTAGCTGCCTGCTGTCCAAAGTTGCTGTTTTACGAGACTTAAataaaggagaaggagaggactTTTCTTCCAGGGCACTTCCAAAggcttctggaaaaaataaacagggaGAAATTCAAGATGCAAGAAGACCCTTTCCTCTGGCACTCACAACTGACAGGCTCTGCTCCATGGTCATAGATGGatcacagcaacagaaaaacagcacGTGTGACTGCACCAGCCACTTCCAAACCTCCCGGATCccctgccactgccaccagccTCTCCAGACTGGATCACACACACCACTCAGTGCCCTGAAGCCACCCCAGATCACTGGTGGTGAGAATCACCACTGGTACAGCCCCTCACTTTGTGCTGAAGTCCTACGTGCAGACCTGCCACCATGGACAGAAGTGACTGACTGTCTGTGGTTTGCTCAGTAAGAAGAATTTAACCAGTACTCTAAAAAGTGGGAGAAGTGCCAGAAAACCTCTGGAGAAAGGCTTTGAACTTGGACAGGGAGGTGGTTGCCAATACTCACTGTCTGAGGCTGGAGAGGTCTCGGACTCCTCCTCATCCCATTGCGACTGGAAGTCGCTGGGCCGGAGCCGAACCCTCTGGGTGAGGGGCTGCTGGGTGGGCAGGACTGACATGGACTGGGAGAGGGAGGTCTTCTGCAGGCCAGGTTTGGAAAAGAGTGTTTTGAACTTggatttcttcttctccttctccttctccaccGACTCATCTTCGCTGTCAGCAGGGGAGTGGGTGGTGCTGGGAATGACGGCCGAGGCCGTGTCGGAGAGGGCActgctcctcttccccttcAGCTTGTCCTTCAGCTTCCCGAAGGGGGAGCGGGGTTTGTCCTTCATGGACAGGTCAAACATGCTGGCTGTCATGTTGCTCCTCATGAACTGGATATCCActtcaatctcccctctctccttttctttcttccctggcTTGGAGCGAAGCTTGTACCACCTGCAGGAACAAGGAGACTTCTTTTACAAACAAGTTCTCGAGGGGCACGGGTGATGCAGAACAACAGAGAgcatttatgttttaaaaaccaATTAAGCCTAcagtgtaggggaaaaaaaaaaagaaaaagaaaagcctttaatCTTACAACTACGTCATAATCACAGGGCCCAAGGTGCCAAGGAACACACTTCTGGTTGTTAATAGAAAGTTCTTagtaacatttgttttaaaatccgGACCAGGAAGGGTTAAAAAAGAAGGAGCACAGCCTGGAATTCCTCTATGCCAGCTCAGCCGCtctcttctgtgcttttatCTGGCTTCCAGGAGGCCAAGACTTCAAAGTGGGTGtgaaagcagcagcctcagaGCCCAAACTGGTCCCAGAGGGCTTGCACACAGTCCCACACCCTCATACCTTTCATTCCAGCTCGTTTCCAGTCGCTATCTTAATGCCTCTTCAGCTAAGGAACCCTCATCAAAACAAGAGAGCCAAACCAAGCCTGACAGACATCTGGGGATTTCCACTCACTCCCAGGAACTCGTGACTGGAGCGCACCAGGGAGGACGGTCGTGACAGGTAGGACATTATCCCTCTCTGAAGTGCAGCTCCAGAACATCCAGTGTGAAGGGCTCAGGGCTCcctgagctgcagagccacCGCACCCGCTCAGTTACCACACTGGGGTCAGCAAAGAACGTGCCCAGCACTGCACACCAGGGCCTTCTGTCTATTGCTGGAGCCACAAGCTTCCCAACTGCACAGAACTGATAGGAATGGCCGCCTGGAAAACGCTGGCTCCTGGAAAATGCTGGCTCCTGGAAAATGCTggcttcctcctccccaccagctGCTACAGGAAGATAAAGGGAATGAGCAGAGTATGCTAATGTGCCTCTCCAGCAAATTTGAACCTCATGCCTTTGAGGGTGCACTGGAGACaatgggagagaagagggaaaggcaATTTGCTTCACAGAAAATTCAAAACTAATGAGCATTAAGGAGGAGATGAATTCAGAAACCTGATACAGAGAAACACTTCAGAGGGAAATGAAGGCTCCAGCACCACACGGCAGTTGGGTGTTCAGACCTCAGGATACAAAACACCAGGACCAGGGAGAAGATTTTATAAGGAGATGTTTGGCGGGGTCAGGTCCTTGGAGCCACaaacccacagcagcagcagcagcaagggacACAGAAACCCTCTGCCTTTAGTGCAGCACTGGGCACTTTTGTTCTAACCCATGTGATTTCCAGGGGCATCCTGTGCTTGTTCAGTGGCACAACAattccctctgcctgctctctgcctcGGGGAAAGTGCAGGCATCCAAAACACAAGCTGCATCCAAAACACAAGCTACGTGTTCAGTGACAGGCAGCTTGGCCCCAAAGCACAGCCATCCTTTGAGCAGCAGGCTGCTACCTCCACCTCAGAACGGCTGAAAGTATGTACTGACAACATCCCCCCCTCAAACTACGAAATATAAAATCTTATTGATTTCATTTATTAGTGTGTACCTGCCAACCAACATGCATTTACTATCCAAATAAAACCAGAGCTTTCTGGCTGTCTCGTCACCCTGGCAGCTAAGTGATGAGAAAAGAAATGGGATTCAAAAGGACAAGTTTTCCcaggaatgtttttttcctccccctcttttGTCGTGGCCCAGATGCAAAGGAGCCAGCCTgggaggctggcagggctgaCTCCCTGACCTCTGCAGATCACACTCTGCAGTGTAAACACATCCACGCTTGGCACAACCCTCACCACAGCCACCTGGTAATTAGGGCTTGACACCTTTGTCCAGAAACACACGCTGAGACCCAGACAGTGTTCATACCTGGATCTGCTCGGGTGAGGAGAGGAAGGTGACTCACCAGCCACCTCAACCCACATCACAAGGCTGCTGACTCCCAGTAAAACCCTCCCAGTAACGCCCTGGGATTTCAGCCCGTCCCGGTGTTTATGTTCAAAGGAGCAGGTATGACACAGAGCATCCAAGGAAGAGCCTCCTGGCCCCGTGTCCTGCTGACGGCAGTGAAGTCTAACACTAAATTATCTGCTCTTACACGCGCTTAGACTCTGCTAAGTGTTTATTAAGAAAAGTACATCAACAGCTGGCTGCTCAGCCTCTGTCCCAGGAGTTATCAACACCTTACGTCTCTCAGGTGCCAGGCTTTCCCAGGGCACAGTCAGTGCTGGGGTGTAAACATTCACCAAAATCACACCCAAGCTCGAGGCAGGGCTGGCCAGCAAATGAACCCAGAACTCTTGGCCTTCTCTAAGGGGCCAGAGCTATGGGGTCACCCCGCGGCCTCTCACGGGGCGTGAGGGGTCCCTGTGGGGCACCGGGTCCCCCCCTTAGAACCCTAGTCCCTGTGGGGCACAGGGTGCCCCCCAAGAACCCCAGTCCCTGTGGGGCACAGGGTCCGCCCCCAgaccctccccatccctctccgcagcccccggggggcACAGACTCCCCGCCATCCCTCTCCCCGACGTCCCCTCACGACCCCCGGGCCCACCTGCTGTGCCTCCGGCCGCCCTCGCCCCGCAGAGCCGCCAGGTCGACCTCGGCGCGTCCCAGGAACTTGTCGAGGCCGACGAGGGCGCGGTGCAGCACGGTGAGGCGGAGCGCGGCGGGCCGCGGCGGCAGCTCGAAGGTGGCCTCCTCCCGCCAGAGCGGCTGGCCCTGGCACCGCTCCGCCACCGACGTGCAGAACTTCTCGCGGCCCAGCGCCATCACGGTGTAGGCGTCGctgccgccgggccccgccgccgccttggcccgcagcccccgcgcccGCAGCACGGTCACCTGGACGTGGGTGGGCACCCAGGCGGGCGCCGGGCCCGACATGGCggcgggagcggagcggggggagcggggggagcGGTGCGGGGGCCCCGGGAgcggagcggggagcggggggagcggggagcggggagcggcgCGGCTGCCGGGGCGGCGCGTGGGGCCCGCCCCTCTCGCGAGAGCTGGGcagggcgggcggggaggggcggggacGGCGGCGACAggtgtgtgcaggtgtgtgcaGGTGTGCACATGTGTACGTACAGGCCTGTGCAGGTGTATGTACAGCTGTGTACATGTGTACGTACAGGTGCGGGCAGGTGTGTACAGGTGTACGTACAGGTGTGCGCAGGTGTGCAGGTGTGCGCACGTGTACGTACAGGTGTGCACAGGTGTGTGCAGGAGTACAGGTGTGTACAGATGGATGTACAGGTGCGTGCAGGTGTACATAcaggtgtgcatgtgtgtacacGTGTATGTACAGGTGTGTACAGGAGTACAGGTGTGTACAGGTGTGCACATATGTGTACATGTGTACATACAAGCGTACAAGTGTTTACGGGTGTATGTACAGGTGTGTACAGGAGTACAggtgtgtatatgtgtatgtacaGGTATGTACAGGTGTATGTACAGCTGTGTACATGTGTATGTACAGGTGTGTACAGGAGTATGTACGGAGGTATGTACAGGTGTATACAGGTGTTATGGTGTACAGGAGCATACAGGTGTGTACAGGTCAGTGTACAGGCAAGTTCAGGGGTGCAGGTGTATGTACAGTTGCATGTACAGGGGTACAAGTGTGTGCAGGTGCAGGGGGCACAGGTGTGTTTACAGGTGGGTACAGGTGTGCAGGGGTTTGTACAGGGGTGTGCAGGTGTATGTGAAGGTGTGTACTGGTATGTAAAGGTATGTACAGGTGTGTATAgttgtgtaaatatatatatacaggtGTAAAAAACGtgaagatgtggtgcttgggaacatggtttaagcactggacttggtagagctgggttatggttggactccatgatcttaaaggtcttttccaaccagaatgattctgtgattccatacAGGTGTGTATAGGTGTACGGGGCCTAGGTACAGGGGTTTGTAAAGGTGTGTACAGGTATGTACAGGTGCATGTACAGGGGGTACAGGAGTGTACAGTGCATGTAAAGGTGTGTACAGGTGTATGTACAGGGGAGCACTGGGTTGTGCAGGGCGTGTGTTCAGATTTGTACCTACAAATGCAGGTACAAGGGGTGTACGTGCAGGTGTGTGCATGTACAGGTGTGTGTACAGGTGTGTGTACAGGTGTGCGCAGCATGTTCAGGGATGTGCAGGGGGAGCAAACTGACCTGTCCTGGCACCAGCTCTgtccccctgcctgctctgaggCCTCGGGAAAAGTGCTGGCGTTTCCCTGAACCCGATCTCGCAGAGAACTGCCATTTCCCCCGCCCAGCAGGCAATTTAGCGAGCTGTGGGATTCATTTAAtgaagcaggcagctgctcaCAGCCAGAACCCAGCCCAGCACTCCTCACCTCTTCCCCACGGGCCCATTTCCTTCATTAATTTACAGTAATGACCCGGAGTGGTCCCGAAGCGAAGCGCGCAGCCTGCCCACAGGGCTGGGCGCTGCGTCCCCAGGGAGCTCtgctcccccaccccaccccatccctggTGTGCAGCTGGGGATCACTGGGGTGACTTCGGAGATAAAAGCTGTAACAAATGTGTTTTTGCTCCTGTCCTGGAGGCGACAGGAACTCGGGGAGCAGGGTGGAGCACcccaaggcagggcaggcatggggaaggctgctgcagcaggcgCTGCAAACCCCGGGGTGCGCAGCTGGGCTCCCTGCGCCTCCCATCCCACGGCAGCAAGGAGAGCTCTGCCACGCACAGGATGATGCGCACGGACACGGGGGGCCTGGGGGGCAAGACCCCAGCCTCAGAGCACGGCAGCCCCACAGTTTTTGGTGGGGATGATCCTCCTCTTGCAGGCGAACATCTTGCGGAGCTCGCCGCGGAAGCGGTCGTGCAGCCAGGCGTAGAGGAAGGGgttgcagcaggaggagctcaTGGCGAAccagtggcagagcagctggatcAGGAGGAAGTAGTGCTTGTTGATGAGGTTGATGTCGATGTCCCGGATGATGTTGAAGACATGGATGGGGAGCCAGCAGACCCCAAAagctgccaccaccagcacGATGAGGCGGAAgatcttcctcttcctcaggcGGTCAAACTCGGCTTGGCTCTGCGTGGGGTGCCCGGGCACCACCCGGTTCCTCAGCTTGACTGAGATGCAGATGTAGGAGAGGGAGACGGCAGAGAGGGGCAGGATGTAGGTGACAATGAGGGTGCCGTAGGCGTAGGCCAGGCGCTGCGTCTCCTGCTCCATCCAGAACTCCTCGCAGATGGCAAAGCCCTCCTGCTGAAACTCCACGTGGTACGTGTGGGCGATGGCGGGGGCCACCAGCCCGCAGGAGAGCAGCCAGATGCCCCCCACCACCAAGATGCAGCTGGTGACCGAGAGGCGCTTCTTCAGGGGGTGCACGGTGGCGTAGTACCTGTGGGGAGAGACatggcagagcccagggcaaGGGGTGGCTGGACCATAATTCCATTTTGTGCAGCTctttcagagagcagcagctcagtcctGGCGCAGCCCgcagtgctggctgctcagcATTGCATGGTTTGCTCTCACAGTGTTGCCACACACGACACACCATGTCATACTGCAGCGTTCAGCTGTGCAATGTGCAGCCCTGTTCCCACTGGCAGCTCAGCCTGTGCCTTGCTCACGGGCTCCTGCTGAAGTCTGAgaccagcagagccctggcatAGCCTCATGCTCCCCCCTTGGGCTAAAATCATCCTTTGGGACAAATTCCAATGACATTTTATGAACTTGCTGAGGTTGGTACAACCTGGAGAAACAAGCGAATAATTTTCAccccaaaaagcagctttgctgaaggaAGTTCTCAAAGGAGCAACACCAGCACTCCTGGGGACATCCCAAGCCCATGGcgagagcagcacagctccaccagcagtcccagctttctcagctaCTCTGCTCAagtcctccttttttttttttttgcccttcccCTCAAGGTTCTGCCCCattctctgcagcacagaggcaTGGGAGGcactcccagtgctgctggcatcACACCAGTCCCCCCAGGGTTTGAAGCCCCTTTCAGGAGATGAGGTCTCTGTGGAAACCACCATACAAACCACCACCCCCTCTGTGATGCACACGTGCTGTCCACCCTGGGGCCAGAACATGATGTGATTTGGGTGCAGATTTATCCAGCAAAGTATGACAAGCCAGCTGCAAACTCCAGCGAGTCCTTGTGCCAGAGTGCCAGGAGCACGGAGCTGGCCACGGGTGGGCTGGGTTTCCATAGAGgtggctgcatccaggcaggcaGGAAACCACACATCACCACTTCCCAGTGGAACCCCATGGCCAGCCCCACACCCCGCTCTGCTTCCACCACCCATGGCCAAGCCCTGATGCATAAGGCTGCAGAGAGACTGCAAAGATCCCCtcaatttttcccttttccaatTTTGAGTATTTGGCACTTAACACCCCGAGCGGAGCAAACAGCAGGTTGAGAGGACCCGGGGGAGGTGACAGACCCAGACCCAAACACCATCCACTTACCTGTCAACAGCGATGGCCGTGAGCGTGAAGACGGAGACGTAGACTGTCATGGGCTgcatcaggaaaacaaagtagCACAAAAACTTCCCAAAAACCCAGCCCTGGGGGTTGAAGGCGTAGGCCAGGGTGAAGGGCACGCAGGTGGCGCACATCAGCATGTCAGAGAAGGCCAGGTTCCCAATGAAGAAGTTGGTGACGTTGTGCATCTTCTTGGTCTTGCAGATGACGTAGAGGAGCAGGTAGTTGCCAAAGATGCCGACGAGGACAACCAGGGTGTAGCAGGGGATGATGAGGGGTTTGAAGGACTGGATGAGCTGCACCCCAGTGAACTGTGCGCTGGCATTGGAGCCATTCTGCAGGGAGAGCTTGTGGAGGGTGGCGTTGGCTGTGTCCCCCTCCATGACTATGGCTGAGACCTGAGAAACCCCTCGTTTTGGCCAGCCTCAGCACCCCAGAATCTGTCATTTGCAGGTTTCAGGCATCTGAGGGACACATCCTTGCTCCTGGTCAGGGctttgctgtggctgtgcccCCCGCAGCTGCACAGACCCTGCTCCACACCTGGGGAGGCTCCTCAGGATCACGGCTTTGTCCTGCAGGCTCCTGCGGAGGGAAACCAGGCTCAGAAATGGAGTGCTGCTGGtgagcagccctgtgcccagAGGGACAGACAGCCCCGGGCTGGGCTGTAGTGACAGCTCTGGCAGAAaaggggagaaggagaaaggggcCTGTGGGAATCACTTACCGCAGCCTGGCCTCAGCAACACCTCTTGAAACGGAGCAtttgcagcagccctgcctctgccccagccccggcagctgctggcaggaggagaagggaagcagcagctgagccagaAAATCGCTCCTAATGTTTCTGGAAATAACAAAGGACATGAATGGATAAACAAATAAGGATGCTCTGCTAGTTTTGCCCTGCCTCAAAGCCTCATGCGCCTGCAGCCGGTTCTTCATCCCCTAACATGATTAGCCAGGCTCTCctccagagccagggctggcagctgggggctgggggctgctctggggggcTCAGTCACAGTGTTCCCATGGCCACTGGCACAGCAACGCCAGGTGCTCATGGAATCAGCTGCTGAGGGAAGGGGATGGGGTCAAGGAGAAAATTCAGGGGTAAAAATTAGATCTGTCCTGGCAGACAGGTCCCTCCCTTGGGCAGCAAGGTCAGTGCTCACTGTTGGACCCCCTGTGcagccttcccttcctcctcctgaatCATCTCACACCTGCTGCTCTCCAACTTTAATTTCCTGGGCTATTTCCATATATTAACTCCCACTCTTCACCAGCACAGGACTTGCTGCCCTGATTATTATTTCTGTCTATACCAGATGTTATTTCACCCTTTAGCAGACCCCCCCCCAAAGCTCCACAGTCCCAATTTGCATTAATTGAGGTTTTTTACTGActtccctgcacccacctgcTTTCCCCCTGCCGTGTGCAAGGCACCCCACCTCACCCAACACCTTGGGAGGCAGAAGAGGTGTTTCAGAATAAAGTGCCTTGTAGCAAACATCTGCTGCTGAATCCAAAGCTGTGCAattgcctccccccccccccagccagccccatGCTGCTCCTTGTTCTGCTTGGGGAGGGATTTTGCCAGCTGAGCATCAGCAGGTGAAACTCCCTCCATAAATAAACTGCCGGGTGCAGGGGCCTCCTCCTGAGCCACATCCTCAGACCCACGCATGTCCCCAGACCAAGGGCAGCTTTTCCAAAGGATGCACCTGCAGCAAAGAATTACATTGTGCCATCCAGCAGCAGTTAAAGGCTAGGCAGGCTCTGGCttgggggctgccctgggggtgCAGAGAGGAGTGGACCCCCCCGATGATCTCCTGCCAGGCCAGGCAGCTTGGCTGTGCCCCCCTTCTGCCAGCACAGAGGGGGACCCAGGCAAAACAATTTCAACTGGGCAAAAtataacttattttattttattgcagttaATGCAAGCTTCTTGTGCTTGGCATGGACATagagacagcagaaaatgtaaataattaaaaggtaTTTGGGGAGATGCCTCCCTTGTCCTCAGACCCAggcctcctcctgctctttctgctcCACACTGGAGATAACTGGGCACTCATGGACATCAATGGGGTGTTGAGATTTGCACTATTGCTTACTCATGGGTGAGCTAATGGGGTGCTCATGCATCGAGTAATTGGCCACTTatgcacaaaataaaacaacattcCTGCATTTATTAGTTGGGTGCTCGTGCAAAAAGGCAGGAGAGATTGTGACTGGTGAGGagccagcctggagcagagaaaggcACAAACATctcagcagagcctgggggGAGTCCTGGCTTCCTAGGGGGGCCTTGTacagctcctctgggctgcaggttGTGAGTGTGAACAT
This region includes:
- the LOC127394716 gene encoding prolactin-releasing peptide receptor-like — encoded protein: MEGDTANATLHKLSLQNGSNASAQFTGVQLIQSFKPLIIPCYTLVVLVGIFGNYLLLYVICKTKKMHNVTNFFIGNLAFSDMLMCATCVPFTLAYAFNPQGWVFGKFLCYFVFLMQPMTVYVSVFTLTAIAVDRYYATVHPLKKRLSVTSCILVVGGIWLLSCGLVAPAIAHTYHVEFQQEGFAICEEFWMEQETQRLAYAYGTLIVTYILPLSAVSLSYICISVKLRNRVVPGHPTQSQAEFDRLRKRKIFRLIVLVVAAFGVCWLPIHVFNIIRDIDINLINKHYFLLIQLLCHWFAMSSSCCNPFLYAWLHDRFRGELRKMFACKRRIIPTKNCGAAVL